In the Sarcophilus harrisii chromosome 1, mSarHar1.11, whole genome shotgun sequence genome, one interval contains:
- the LOC105749464 gene encoding uncharacterized protein LOC105749464 yields the protein MWARPRLSSLFGLTCGLLWLYPVANISCPTYQKALSQVMSTPETDWLQSFMKQQGLKESNLTESCKMTEYVPTVETLQNLSQAAFLQNVSQSLHFVEQQLKDFKDSDIRRMVLSIQGLDNNICCLLQNLPTGPAACPPSGSAGTLPSQADLTFPQKLHGCKTIQWYQSFRKVMKKVLETWDAAPGQRNRKSRSLLRVLLHHRREIRAD from the exons ATGTGGGCACGGCCCAGACTGAGCTCTCTCTTCG GCTTGACCTGTGGTCTCCTGTGGCTGTACCCGGTGGCTAACATCTCCTGTCCCACCTACCAGAAGGCTCTGAGCCAAGTGATGAGCACGCCAGAGACAGATTGGCTGCAGTCCTTC ATGAAGCAACAAGGCCTAAAAGAGTCCAATCTCACGGAGAGCTGTAAAATGACCGAGTATGTCCCCACGGTGGAGACCCTTCAGAACCTATCTCAAGCCGCTTTCCTGCAGAATGTGAGCCAGAGCCTGCACTTTGTTGAACAGCAACTCAAGGACTTCAAGGATTCGGACATCCGGAGAATGGTCTTGTCCATTCAAGGCCTCGATAACAACATCTGCTGTCTGCTGCAGAACCTGCCCACTGGCCCCGCTGCCTGCCCCCCGTCCGGAAGCGCAGGGACTCTGCCCTCTCAGGCCGATCTGACCTTCCCACAGAAGCTACATGGATGTAAGACCATACAGTGGTACCAGAGCTTCAGGAAGGTTATGAAAAAGGTGCTAGAGACTTGGGATGCGGCCCCTGGGCAGAGAAATAGGAAAAGCCGCTCCCTTCTCCGCGTCCTCCTCCACCACAGGAGGGAGATCAGGGCGGACTGA